Part of the Maridesulfovibrio sp. genome, TGTTACTACAACTGAAGACCCGGCTACAAAAGGAAGCAGGAGCAGGTTGTAATATCCGCCAAGGTAAGACATGGCCAAGTTGTTATAGAATCTGTTTTCGCCATTAATGCCGACAGATTTGCAAAAAAGATCCGCATTGTTGATCAGGTTTCTGATGCGGTGAACTACCCCCTTAGGGGTCCCTGTTGTTCCGGAAGTGAAAATAATGGTCAGGATGTCATCCTCACTAACATCATCAAGCCAACTAAGTTCCTTTTCAGAAAAGTTGTCTGCATTCATCTGCAGGAGCTCTTTGAAAAGTATATGCCTTTCAATCGGTGCTGAAAGGGATGCTACTTTATCATTTGTACTTGCATCATAGATAAATTCGGAGATTTTGCCCTCAGCGAGGATGGTGTCAATTTCTTTGGCTGTCAGGGTCTGGTTAATGGGAACAGTAGTGATGCCCTTGTATAAACAGGCAAAGAGCAGCACAGCATGTTCTATTGAGTTGGGGAGCATTACTGCAACAGGACAGCCCTTTTGCAGTCCGGATTTTTCAAGGGCGGCAGCTAACGATATGGCCCGCTTATGAATATCCCCATAAGTGAATTCTTCACCGGAAGAAACATCAATCAGGAAAGTCTTATCTGAGTTTTTTTTAATAATATTTTTAATTTTGGAAATGGCGTTCATGCTCCGACTCTCCTTTAAATAGTAATTTGTCCGTCGAGGATAATATTTTTACCGTCCACTGTAACAGTGGGGTTAGTTACGATCATATCAATGTGGGTTGGTGCGGCATTGGTTCCGCCGATTGTCGAGTTTGAACCGAATCCAAAATGGACTGTTCCCCGGCATCCTTCATCAACAAGCATTATTCCGCAAATTTCAGCTTCAGGATTTAGTCCAATGCCCAGTTCTCCAAGTATTCTGGATTTGGCATTGCCTTTTGTCGCAAGGAGATTTTCCAGAATCTCAGCTTGTTCTCCCTTAATGTCAACAATTGCACCGTCGGTTACGGTCAGGGTGATCGGTGATTTCAGTACTCCAAGTTCATCACATGGGATACTGGCATCAACAACGATGACTCCACGGGATTCGTGTTCAATAGGTGCAATATTTGTTTCTGCGTCCGGAGGGGAAGCCAGTTCTCCTTTCGCTAATGCTGTTCCGGGGCAGGCAGTTGCAGCCCTGCCTTTGAGGCTGCAGGTGAAATCTGTGCCCAACGGGGTTTTGATCGATACATAGGAGCCTTGGTCTAAAGCATCCGCAATTTTTTGGGATTCGTTAGCCAGACTGCCGAAGTCAAAGCAAAGGGATTTATGTTCCAGAAGTTCCAGAGAATAGTCTGGAAGGCTTAAGTAGCGGCCACCCTGTTGAGAGAAATTAAATCTTGCCTGGGTGTGGGCAAGGGATTTCTTTGTCAGTCCGAAGACAACATCGTTTTCCAGCATCAAGGCCGCTGCTTCTGGAGAAGGTTCTTGTCCATGAACCTCCAGTGCGTCAATACAGATGCATTGAGCTTGCGCGGTTTTTGATGCTTCTGCGGAAATCAGTTGACCTACTTTTTTTGTAGAAGGATCGGTAATTAAAAGTAGCCGTTCACCTTCTTTGATCCCGGCACAGGTCTGGAGTAAAGTTTGTATTGCATTCATATTTTCCGTACTCCTAAAAAGTTGATTCCAGAAACTGAATCTGGTGAATGACGCCCTCATATGCAGCGTTAAGGTTTAGAGGCTTGAGCTTTGAACCACTCAAGGAATATTGTTTATGGGGCGTAAGGATGAATCCCTCTTCAGAGATTATTTTTGTCAGCTTTTCCATTGTCTGGATATTGGGAGAGTATGCCAGATAAATCAGGTCTACCTTTATGTTGAGTTGGGTCCAGTCGTTGATGTCTCGGATAAAAATAGCCCCTTCCCGTTTCTGCATTTCCGGGTCGACAATAAAAATTTGATCAAAGGAAGAGTATGAGAGAATGTGTTCGCTGAGTTCTTTATCGTCACCAAAGATCAAAAGAGATTTGTTTTTGGAATAGATGCCGAGATGACTTAAAAGATTGGACGCGAAAGCAGCTTTCAATCGTTTGGAATCTATCGTGTAAGTTCTTTCTATGCCCAGAGCGTTGATCAGTTGCAGGAGAGTCTGCTCATCCAGATCAAGTTTTTTGGGATCAATGAGAAACTTGAAATTAACATCTTTGAACTTTTCTACTGTTTCCATGAGAAGTTGGTAGTTGCCGGCAAAAAGGCGACTAAAAACAATCCTGTCACTAGACCACAAACATTCAGCGGAAATGAAATCCTGTTGTTCATTGCCTGTGTAGATGATCTCGATAACCGGAATTGCTGCCGTGCGTTTAGCGACAGTGACTGACACGCCTTTGATGAACTCATCCAGATTGTCAGGACTGAGCTCAATCGAATCCTGGTTGTCGTCCAAGCCCGGATACGAAATAAGTTCAAGCGATTCCTCATTGTTTACGGTGTCGCGCAACTCTTTGGAAACATCTTCAAGGGTTTTGTCATCAATATGCACGGGGTCAATTCTCCCCATACGCATGATGAGTTCTTTTTCATCAACCCGGTATTTCTGGCTCGCCGCTCTAATTTTAGGCATATGGCTGGAATGCATTTTACCGAAGCCCATGGCGACTTCTTTGGTGTCGTACATAGAAAGGTTTCTGATGAGGGGCCAGACGTATGTGTCGGCGATATTGAGCAGTAAACCGATATCAATGCCGGTCTTAACCCCGAGATCCTCAAGTAGGCAGACCAGAGCTTCAGAAGCGGCGTTACCAGCTCCGCGACCGATACCCATGATGGTTGCATCGAGGAATCTGGCTCCGCATTCGTATGCTTTCAAGGTATTGGCTACGGCCATTTTCAGGTTGTCGTGACCGTGATAGCCAAGGTCGCAATCACATTTTTTCCTTACAGCGTTCAGGTAGCTTTCAACTTCCTGAGGATTCATCCCACCAACGGAATCAACCAGATAAACCATGTCCGCGCCGTGTTCTACCGCGCCTTTGCCAAGGTTGCCGAATTCATCGGCAGAAACAGAGTAGCTCTTCATGAAGTTCATGCCGGCTGTAAGCCCGAGGCTCTTGGCGTATTCAATTTCAGGAAATGCTTCTGATGCTTCGGTGGCATTTGCGCCGATACGTACAAAATCAAGACCGTTATCGACTGCTTCCTTCAGGTTATCGCGCGATGATATCGTTGGAATATAAAACATCCCGATTTTTGCGTCAGTTGATTCTTTGGCGGCTCTGAGAAGTTGCAAATCATTGTGAGGCATTTTGCCTTTACCTGATTCAGCAGCACCGATGCCCAGCCCATGCCCGATTTCAATCCAGTTGAATCCCGCTTTTGATATTTGCTTAGTTAAAAGCGCGGTATCGGAGGAGGTGAATTTAAAATCAATAGCATAGCTTCCGTCACGAAGCGTACATTCCAAAATTTCAACATCTTTAGATTTGCTCATTATGACACCTCACTTTTGGCAAGAGTAGACATGATTATCGACTTTGCTTGTTCCTGTGTATCAACACTTCCGCTGAATGAAATTCGTACATGGTTTTTGAAACTTTCACCGAAAACTTCTCCGGGAACCATGGAGACATGGTATTCTTTCAGCATATATTCACAAAATTTGTGTGAATCCATACCCTTAAAATCAAACTCTGGGAAAAAATAAAATGCCCCTTGCGGGCTTGAATAGGCAAAATTGTTTGATTTATCGCTGTCTGATATCCAGACTGCCCTGCGTTTGGAGAATTCACCTAACATGTCTGCAACGTAATTTGATTCATCAATATTTTCCAGCAGATGTGCTGCGGCGAACTGAACTGTGGAAACACCGCAAACGGTTAGATACTGGTGAACCCGGTTCATGGCATCTGAAACCTGAGCATCGGAGCATATGTATCCGATTCTCCAGCCGGTCATGCTGTAGGTCTTGGACAAGCTGTTTAAATAAATAAGCTTGTCGCTGTCTTTCATAATTTCAGCCATGGAGGAGAATTCAGTTTCATCATACACAAAGTGATCGTACACCTCGTCTGCGAGAATGTAGAAACCGTGTTTTTCAGCCAAGGCAGCAAGTGCTTCCAATACTGATCGTTTCTGAACAGCACCGGTGGGGTTACTGGGGTTGGTGAGGACTAAAATTTTAGTTTTGGGAGTTATGTGTTTTTCAACAAGCTCAGGGTTCAGTTGAAAATCATTTGCAGGGGAAAGGTCGATGGTGACTGGGGTGGCTCCCGCAAGAATTGCTGTTGCTTTATAATGCGGCCATGCAGGTTCAGGGATAATCATTTCATCCCCTTCCTTGAGCAGAGCCAAAGAGCACATGGCCAAGCCTTCGCTGGCTCCAGTGGTGATTATGAATTCGTTTTCAGTGTCGAATTTTTTGCCTGTTTTTTTGAACAGGTCTTCGGAAAGAACTGTACGCAGGTGACTATTACCCCGATTTGCAATGTAGTGGTAGTGACCGTTTTGCATGGCTTCAGAAAGAAGTTGTATCGCTCCTTTCGGAACGTTCCAGACCGGGCGCCCAATATCAAGACGGTGAACAGTGTGCCCCTGTGATTGGATTACATTTGCAAGGTCAAAAAATTTGCGAATTCCTGAGGCCGGCAGTTCTCTAGCAAATCTGGTCATATTTTCCCCTTTGTTTCATTGTTTGTTAGGAAAAACTGAACAAAGTGTCAACGAAAATAGCCTGATTTTAGAAGTGTAAATCTCTGTATAGGGCTGTGTTGATTTTGTTTTTTTTGATAATATCCAGGATATTAGAGAGTTTACCATTCTCTGTTATGTCGTAGGGATCAAAGTAGTGAGTCAAAAAAAGATTGTGCTCAGCAATGATTTTCATCGTATCTGCAAACTCTTTGACAAACAGTTTGTCGTCGCCGAGAAAGGGGGTCTTTTTGCGCAACATATTCCACGAATCAAAGATTGCAAAAGGAAAGTGGACGCTGCAGCCAGTTGGAATTTCGATGATTCCGTGTGAGTGCTCGGAAGGGGCTCCATATCCTTTGTAACCGCAGGCTGCAGTAGAGCTGCTGTATTTATAGCCCAATTCGGCAAGAATCGGGTAAACACTTTCGGTGTGCAGATTGCCATAGTGGGGAGTTCTAAAACCAATACACTCTATCCCCAGATTTTTTTTGAATACTTCATGCGCCCGTTCAATTTCTTCTTTCTGCTCGTTATATGTAAGCTTATTGAAATATCTGTCCGGGGCCCAGTGGGGATTATCTGGATGGGTGTAGGTATGGTTTATAATTTCATGTCCCTCATCCACAGCCCGTAAATGTATATCCGGATATTCTTCAACAAACTTTCCGATTACTGCAAAGCCCGCTTTGATATCATGCTTTTTAAGCAAATCCAGTACGTATGGAAAAGCCTCAATATCCTTTTCAAAATCAAAATCAAAGGTCAGCGAATAGGTCGCTTTCCCAAAAGGATTCTGTTGTTTTTGCATGTACTGGATGAAATATCTTTCAGGACATGTTGCATGAATCACCTTGCGGGCAAAGTAGGCCATGTACCTGTTTTTGACAGGTTGAAGCAGGGGATTCAAGATCACTTCAGAACTCCTGATTCGTAGAGGGTTATTTCGTCATCCAAAGCTTTGCTCATGACTTTTCCGATACCTAGTCCCAGTTCAAAATCTTCGGGAGTATCAAATTGGGGGTGTTCATATGTGGCCTGATGCATTGCGGCAATAAATTTGTGCCGCTCTTCTTCGCGATATTCTATAGTTTCCAGAGCCTTCCATACTTCTTCTGGCTTTTCACAACTGACGGTATTCTTACTAATATTAAAATAGGGGTTTCCTAAACAAATAACAGGAACACCGGTTGCGATGCTTTCCAGTCCCGGAGTCGTTCCGGATGCGACTATGATTGCCTCGCTTTTCAGTATTAAATCTCTGGTAGGAAAGGACGGAGGAAGCAGCACAACATTGGGCAGCAGGCTGAGTTCTTGGTAGAAACGCGGAAGCCTGTTTCCAAAGCATGCAGGGTGTTCCTTAACTGCGATGGTATAGCCATATTTACCGTGAATCGCGATCTGTTCGATAAGATATTCTTGATCAGCGAATTCAGGCACCTGAGAGCACATGCTGGCTTCAGGGGTTAGTTGGAGAAAGTATGATAAAATCTTTTCTTCCGGCAGTGAACGTGAAAAGTATTTATTTGAGCAGATTCTATTATATGTTTTGAGTAACGCAGGAAGAAATGTTTCGCCGTTTAATACTCTTTTTCCCTTGTCTAACAGTTGTTGAAAAGAAAATTTGGGTATGATGCTGCCCATTTTGGCGTGGTAGGCATCATATTTTGTGTCCGGTTTCTGTTTATCATAGAGAGCCGTTGCTTGGCGTGCCCAGCTTTCGGATCCTTCGCTGATTTCGCAGGAGTTAAAAACATAGTCTATTTTTTTACTTCTGCGGTGCTGCCCTGTTGCAAGTCTGAGACGAAGTTCTCCTCCCAATGATTCCACACTATGTTCAAAAGCGGCTTTGATCCGTCCTTTGCTGGCCATAGCGTTGAGAATCATGGAGTCGACCATGTCGATGGTTTCATAGAAAACGTAACTGACTCCATACTTATCTATAATCTCTGTGAGTCGGTCATAAAAAAGGACAAGCCGCTGGGGAACGCTGTTATTCAAAAAATGGTGCAGATTGGGGGCGCCATATCTACTGACGAATTTCCTGTAGAGCATGTAGTTGATGTTAAATTCGTAACAGTTAACCCCAAGCTCTTTTTCGATTTTATAGACGGATTCGAGTTGGGCGTCGGTTACATTCGCACAGGCCTCTTCAAGTTCCTGCTGGCTCAGGTATTCTTCAACAGTAATCCCGGAAACAGATTTATATTTTTCCCGGGATTCATCTGGAGCGAGAACCACAATATTGTATTTGTCTTTAAGACCCTCGATAGTTTCGATAAACATAACATCGCGGCGTCCACGTCCAAGAAAAAGAATAGTCGGCTTATCCATCCAATTTGTCCTAGTATTTATGTCAAAATCCGGATCGGCAATCCGGCATTTTTTATTTGTGATCTTGTCTGCATGGGGTTTTCATCTTTCATACAGAAGTATGTTCCGGCAGACACAGCAGAAGCTCCACCTTCGATGAATCCATCCACAAAGTGTTCGGCAAGGCCGCAACCTCCGGCCGTAATAACTGGAATGGATACGGCGTCTGACACTGCTTTGGTTAGCGCAATATCGAGACCTTTGCGGGTTCCATCACGGTCAATGGAGGTAATCAGGATTTCTCCTGCCCCCTGTTCTTGGCCTTGTCGTGCCCATTCTACCGGGTCGAGACCGGTGTCCTTGCTACCGCTACGTGTCCAGACAGTATATTTACCTTCCGTATTGAGTTTGGCGTCAATACTAAGAACTACACACTGATCCCCAAACATCGAAGCTGCTTCCTCGATAAGTTTAGGATGCTCAACTGCCGCAGTATTAATTGAAATTTTATCCGCACCGTTTGACAGTAATATCCGAAAATCTTCAAGAGTTGTTACTCCGCCGCCAAGGGTGAAGGGCATGAAGATTTCCTCTGCAGCTCTACAGGCCACATCGGCCAGCCGTTTGATGCCATTCTTGCCTGCCCTGATGTCCATGAAGATGAGTTCGTCGGCAGCCTGAGCTTCGT contains:
- a CDS encoding aminopeptidase, which gives rise to MNAIQTLLQTCAGIKEGERLLLITDPSTKKVGQLISAEASKTAQAQCICIDALEVHGQEPSPEAAALMLENDVVFGLTKKSLAHTQARFNFSQQGGRYLSLPDYSLELLEHKSLCFDFGSLANESQKIADALDQGSYVSIKTPLGTDFTCSLKGRAATACPGTALAKGELASPPDAETNIAPIEHESRGVIVVDASIPCDELGVLKSPITLTVTDGAIVDIKGEQAEILENLLATKGNAKSRILGELGIGLNPEAEICGIMLVDEGCRGTVHFGFGSNSTIGGTNAAPTHIDMIVTNPTVTVDGKNIILDGQITI
- a CDS encoding polysaccharide deacetylase family protein; its protein translation is MAYFARKVIHATCPERYFIQYMQKQQNPFGKATYSLTFDFDFEKDIEAFPYVLDLLKKHDIKAGFAVIGKFVEEYPDIHLRAVDEGHEIINHTYTHPDNPHWAPDRYFNKLTYNEQKEEIERAHEVFKKNLGIECIGFRTPHYGNLHTESVYPILAELGYKYSSSTAACGYKGYGAPSEHSHGIIEIPTGCSVHFPFAIFDSWNMLRKKTPFLGDDKLFVKEFADTMKIIAEHNLFLTHYFDPYDITENGKLSNILDIIKKNKINTALYRDLHF
- a CDS encoding imidazole glycerol phosphate synthase cyclase subunit, with the translated sequence MLKKRLIPKLQMMPGSFDPEQMVLVITSGFGKTTEIGDPVSQAKIYEAQAADELIFMDIRAGKNGIKRLADVACRAAEEIFMPFTLGGGVTTLEDFRILLSNGADKISINTAAVEHPKLIEEAASMFGDQCVVLSIDAKLNTEGKYTVWTRSGSKDTGLDPVEWARQGQEQGAGEILITSIDRDGTRKGLDIALTKAVSDAVSIPVITAGGCGLAEHFVDGFIEGGASAVSAGTYFCMKDENPMQTRSQIKNAGLPIRILT
- a CDS encoding pyridoxal phosphate-dependent aminotransferase, with amino-acid sequence MTRFARELPASGIRKFFDLANVIQSQGHTVHRLDIGRPVWNVPKGAIQLLSEAMQNGHYHYIANRGNSHLRTVLSEDLFKKTGKKFDTENEFIITTGASEGLAMCSLALLKEGDEMIIPEPAWPHYKATAILAGATPVTIDLSPANDFQLNPELVEKHITPKTKILVLTNPSNPTGAVQKRSVLEALAALAEKHGFYILADEVYDHFVYDETEFSSMAEIMKDSDKLIYLNSLSKTYSMTGWRIGYICSDAQVSDAMNRVHQYLTVCGVSTVQFAAAHLLENIDESNYVADMLGEFSKRRAVWISDSDKSNNFAYSSPQGAFYFFPEFDFKGMDSHKFCEYMLKEYHVSMVPGEVFGESFKNHVRISFSGSVDTQEQAKSIIMSTLAKSEVS